GTCAAAATAAAAGGAAAAGACAACAATCTGCTTGAACTGATCGCGGCGGATCCGGCGTTCCCGCTGACGCTTGACGATTTACAAAGTGCGATGGAGCCTTCCAGATACGTGGGACGTTCCAGAGAGCAGGTGGAGAGTTTTCTGGCCAGAGTAGCGGCACCAATTCTCGAAGAAAACAAGGAACTGCTTGGTGTGAAAGCAGAGATCAATGTGTAAATCGGTCTGTGGATCATCCTGTTATGATTTGATGGGATAAGAAAAACAGTGAATCAGATTATAAAAATGTCGTTTTGTTTGTAAACAGAACGGCATTTTTTTTAATAAAACGGTACACACTAAGTCCAAAACGGTCGATGCCGGCAATATGGGTGTCGAGGCAAAGGAAAGTGGGTATCTATTTATGGAACAGAATGATAAAAAATCGAGCAGAGAAACAACCGGTGTGAAACAGAGAAACAGGAAGACTATGGATGGCAATCAGGCGGCGGCGCTGGCGGCTTATGCTTACAGCGATGTGACGGCGATCTATCCGATTACGCCGTCCTCGACGATGGCCGAGTGGATGGACGAGTGGTCGGCAAGAGGAGAGACAAATATGTTTGGCGATCCGGTCACGGTATCCGTCATGCAGTCGGAGGCGGGGGTAGCCGGAGCCGTACATGGCTCTCTTGCGGCCGGCGCCATGACGACGACATTTACCGCTTCGCAGGGACTTTTGCTGATGATCCCCAATCTCTATAAGATTGCGGGAGAGGGGCTGCCGGGTGTCTTTCATGTGGCGGCGCGGTCGATCGCTGCCCATGCACTTTCTATTTTTGGAGATCACTCGGATATTTATGCGTGCAGGCAGACGGGCGTGGCCATATTAGCCACCAGCAGTGTACAGGAGGTTATGGATCTGGCTCCGGTGGCGCATATCGCCGCACTGCAGGCAAGTACGCCTTTTCTGCACTTCTTTGACGGCTTTCGTACGTCTCATGAGGTACAGAAAATCTCCATATGGGAGAAAGAGGATTATGCACAGTTGATGGACCGTGAGGCGGTGAACCGGTTCCGGCAAAGCGCGCTGAATCCGTCTCATGCCAGACAGATGGGGTCTGCGCAGAATCCTGACGTATTTTTCCAGTACCGGGAGGCGGCTAATCCGAGATATGACAAGATTCCCGGTGTTGTGGAAGCGTTGTTTCGCAGGATCACGGAGAAAACAGGGACGCCGTACGAACTGTTTCAGTATTATGGGGACCCGGAGGCAGAGCATGTGATCATCGCCATGGGAAGTGTCTGCCAGACGATTGAGGAGACGATCGACGAGGAAAACAGAGCCGGCAAAAAGACAGGACTGATCAAAGTACGTCTTTACAGACCGTTTTCCCGGGAACATCTGCTGGCGGCCATTCCCAAGACAGTGGAAAAGATCACGGTACTTGACCGGACCAAAGAGCCGGGCAGTATCGGGGAACCGCTGTATCTGGATGTGCTGGGAGCTCTGCACGGAAGCTATTATCAGGACATCCCGGTATATTCCGGCAGGTACGGACTTGGTTCTAAGGATACGACGCCGGCGCAGATCCATGCTGTTTTTGTCAATGAGAGCAAAAAGCGGTTTACGATCGGGATTGAAGATGACGTCACCGGGACGTCGCTCCCGGTGAGACCCTTTCCGATCAAGAAAGAAGGAGAGATATGCTGCAAATTCTGGGGGCTGGGAGGAGACGGTACCGTGGGCGGAAACAAGTCTTCCGTCAAGATCATCGGCAATCACACGGATTTGTATGCACAGGCATATTTTGACTATGATTCCAAAAAGTCAAGGGGGCTGACAGTGTCCCATCTGCGTTTTTCCAAAGAGCCGATCCGGTCTGCCTATCTGATTGACCGGTCAGATTTTACGGCGTGTCATAATCATGTCTATATGCACAAGTTTCATATTGTGGAGGAGATCAAAGACGGAGGTACTTTTCTGCTCAACTGTCCTTACGAGGGGGAAGCACTGGAGCGATTTCTGCCGGGGCAGGTGAAGCGGTATCTGGCAGAACATCAGATCCGGTTTTTTGTGATCGACGGCATCCGGATCGGCAAGGAGATCGGACTTAACAATAAGATCAATACCATTTTGCAGGCGGCGTTTTTCAAGCTGTCGGGTATCATCCCGGAGGAAGAAGCGCTGACGCTGATGAAAAATGCTGCGAAGGCTGCCTATGAGCGCAAGGGCGAGAAGATTGTCCGCATGAACTATGAGGCCATTGAGAAAGGTATGGCGCAGGTAAAAGAAGTGACGGTACCGGCGGCATGGAAAGAGGAACGGGACGAGCCACTTGATACGGATACACTCCCGGACCGTCCGGAAGTGCTTCGGTTTGTAGAACGGATTCAGAAGCCGGTGAATGTGCAGGAAGGACATAAACTGCCGGTGTCTGTGTTTGCGGACATTGCCGACGGCTCGGTACCATCCGGTACGGCGGCGCACGAAAGACGGAATGTGGCCACAGAAGTACCTGAATGGAAACCGGAGAACTGTATACAGTGTAACCGCTGTGCCTATGTGTGTCCACATGCGGTTATCCGGCCGGCAGTGATGGATGAGAAAGAGGCCAAAGCGGCGCCGGAAGGGATGAAGATGCTGGAGGCGGTGGGCGCACCCGGTTATCAGGTATCGATGATTATCTCGGAAGTCGACTGTACCGGCTGCGGTTCGTGCGCTGCCGTCTGTCCGGGTAAACAGGGAGAGAAGGCGCTTGTCATGTGCCCAGTCCATGAGCACGAAGAACATCAGCAGTACTTTGATTATGGAAAGAGCCTGCCGGAAAAAGAAGAATTGGTCAAAAAGTTTGGGATCTCCACTGTAAAAGGAAGTCAGTACAAAAAGCCTTATCTGGAATTTCACGGGGCCTGTGCGGGCTGCGGTGAGACGACGTATCCACGCCTGATCACACAGCTCTTCGGGGAACGGATGTATATCGCCAATGCCACCGGCTGTTCTTCCATCTGGGGCAATTCGTACCCGTCTACTCCGTATGCGGCCAATGAGAAAGGAGAAGGACCCGCCTGGTCGAATTCACTGTTTGAGGATGCGGCGGAGTTTGGATTTGGAATGCTTCTGGCGGAAGAGACGATCCGGCGGCGACTGAAAGGAAAAGTACAAAAACTGGAACAGGAGACGACGGAGCAGACGTTGCAGGAGCGCTGCAGCAAATGGCTTTCCACATATGAAGATTTTTATGAAAATGGATGTGCAACGAAAGCGCTCATTGAAGCGCTGACCGGTTCCGGCTGCGCTCTGGCGGGAGAGATCTTGGAAGACAGGCAGTTTCTCTCCAAAAAGTCGAAGTGGATCTTTGGCGGCGACGGCTGGGCCTATGACATCGGCTTTGGCGGTTTGGACCATGTGCTGGCGAGCGGAAAGGACATCAATATTCTCGTGTTTGACACAGAAGTGTATTCCAACACGGGCGGCCAGGCTTCCAAGGCGACGCCTCTCGGTGCAACGGCGCTCTTTGCGGCCGGCGGTAAGCGCACGGTGCGCAAAGATCTGGCAGGAATGGCCATGAGCTACGGCTATGTGTATGTGGCACAGATTGCCATGGGAGCGGATTATAATCAGACGATCAAAGCGCTCACGGAGGCACAGCAGTACGACGGCCCGTCGCTGATCATTGCCTACGCGCCATGTATCAACCATGGTGTGAAAGCGGGTATGGGAAGTGTGCAGCGCGAAGAGGAAAAAGCGGTGCAGTCCGGATATTTCCCGTTGTTTCGGTTTAATCCGGCTTTGAAACCGGAGGGGAAGAATCCGCTGACGATAGACAGCGGGGAGCCGAGTCTTTCCTATGAGGAATTTCTTGACGGTGAGATCCGTTATACGGCGCTGAAAAAGACGAAGCCGGAAGAAGCCCGCAGGCTGTTTGATGCGGCTGCCGAACATGCCAGAAGACATTACGCATACCTGAAAGAGTATGTGGAGATGTATGACAGACTGTAGATGGAAAAGGGGTTTTCATTTTTCCGGGGAAATGGTAAAATATAGTAATATATTTTTTCGGAGGAGTTTGTTGTGGCACTCAGTGATTATACGGCGGCATTAAAGCAAGGCAGACGAAAATACCAGTCTGCCGTGACCAAAGGGGAATATCCGTATCTACCGGTGTTGGATGATATATTGTCTTATACGGAAGTGACGGCGAATGTCAGTCTGGGACGGATGGATGTTCCGTTGTCAAAGATTGTCGGTACGAAGACAGCCGGGCGTACAGATGCGTTTGCGGGCAATTTCATGCCGTTACTGCCGGAGAAAACAGAGTTTGCCAGCAAATGGGCTTCTCTTTATGACCATCAGGTCACGGACGGAATCCGCGACCCGATCGTTGTCTATGAGTTTATGAATCGGTTTTACGTTCAGGAGGGGAATAAGCGGGTCAGTGTGATGAAATATCTGGGCGCCTACAGTATTGGCGCCACTGTGACCCGCATTGTCCCCAAAAAGACAGACGACAGAGAAAACCGCCTCTATTATGAGTATATGGATTTCTTTGAAGTGTCGCACAACTGCGAGATCTGTTTTACGAAAGAGGGCAGTTACAAAAAGCTGTTAAAACTGATGGACAAAAAGGCCGGGGAAATCTGGAGCGAAGAGGAGAGGACGACATTTCGGTCCGTATACAGCAGATTCGCAGATGCGCTGGAGGCAGTCCGGGAAGAAAAAATGGACGTGAGCGTCTCCGATATATTTCTTGTCTATCTGGAGATCTACGGCTATGATCAGGCCGTGAAAGAAAAAGAGAGCGATATGCGTCAGAATCTCCAGCAGATGCGCATGGAGATCAGACTGGCAGACGAAGGAAGTCAGGTGGAACTGGTAGAGAAACCGGAGAAAACCAAGGCTTCTCTGCGCAGTCTCCTGCTGCCTGTCACGCCGGAGATGCTGAAGATCGCCTTTATCTATCCAAAGACGAAAGATACTTCCAGCTGGACTTACGCCCATGAGCTCGGCAGAATGTATTTGGAACAGGCATTTGACGGGAAGCTGAGAACGATGGTGATCGACAGAGCTGACACGGATGCGGAGGTGGAAAATGCCATTGAGCTTGCCATCGCATCGGGCTGCAATCTGATCTTTACGATCGCCATTCAGATGGTAGGTGCCAGTGTGCGCTGCGCCATTCATCATCCGAAAGTGAAGATCTATAACTGTTCTGTGAAGATGCCGTATTCTTCCATCTGTACGTATTACGGAAGGATGTATGAGCCCAAGTTTCTGGTGGGAGCCATTGCGGCAGCCCTGTCACGGACAGACAGGCTTGGCTATGTGGCGGATTATCCGATTTACGGTTCGGTCGCCAATATCAATGCGTTTGCGCTCGGAGCGCGGATGGTCAATCCTTATGCACATGTGTATCTGGAATGGTCGCGGACGAAGGAGCAGGACGCAGGAGGACGGCTTGCGCGGGAGGGCGTCGTCTATATCTCCGGTGATGACATGATCACACCGCAGCAGGCATCGAGAGAGTATGGACTATACGCGAAGAAAGAGGACGGCGGCCTTGTCAATATGGCGACGCCGGTCTGGCATTGGGGGAAGTTCTATGAACGGATCGTAAAGAACATCTGCAAGGGCAGCAGTGAGGCCAGTGTCCAGAAAGGCAAAAAGGCGGTCAATTACTGGTGGGGCATGTCGGCGGATGTCGTCGATGTGATCTGTTCCAAGCATATGCCCGGCGGTACGGGAAGACTGATCGAATTTTTGAAACATTCGATCTGTGAGGACAGGTTTCATCCGTTTGACGGTGTGATCTGCGATCAGGATGGTCATATCCGTTGCGGCGAGGGAGAGAGTCTCGGGGCGGATGATATTATCAGGATGGACTGGCTGGCGGAAAACGTTGTCGGACGTATCCCCGGTCTGGAGGAACTGACAGAGGAAGCCCAGGCGCTTGTACAGCTTCAGGGCATTAAGACAGATGAAACAGAGATGGAAGAATGACGCTGTCATGAACATTATGATACTGACAGATCACGAGTCGAAATTATTATATGATTATTATGATCCCCAGCGGATGAAAGACATTGATCTGATCATCTCCTGCGGAGATCTGCGGCCGGATTATCTGAGTTTTTTTGCCACGCTCTGCAATGTTCCCGTACTCTATGTCAGGGGAAATCATGACGGGATCTACGAGGAAGAGCCACCGGAAGGCTGTATTTGCATCGAGGACAGGATCTATGTCCATCAGGGCGTACGGATATTAGGGCTTGGCGGTTCTATGGAGTATATTGAAGGAGCCAGGAACCAATATACGGAGTGGCGGATGAGAAAGCGAATCCGCAGACTGTTTCTGAAACTGTGGTGGCATAAAGGGTTTGATATTCTGGTGACACATGCGCCGGCGTATCAGGTCAACGATCTGCCGGACCTGCCGCACCGTGGATTTGTTGCTTTTCGCGCATTGATGGAAAAGTATGAGCCCAAATACTTTTTTCACGGTCATGTACATGTGAATTATGGCAGGAATTTCAAGAGAAAAGATACGTTCGGAAAGACGACGGTCATCAATGCCTATGATTTCTATGTGGTGGAGTATCCCCCTGAGAATGTGGGAGGATCGTGAGATATGGCATGGGAGGACGGGGATATACGGGAGTATGTCCCCGTCTGTGTGCGGAGGGAGAACCGCAGGCCGGATATGGCCGGAGACTGGCAAGTACGAAAACAGAGAAAGAACGGGGGAATGATCCGTGGCAGAGAGAGTGAAAAGAGCGATCCTTGCAGTGAGCTTCGGGACGACTTGCGACAGGGCGGAGAAAGAGGCGATCGTAGCGATCGAGGAAGACTGGAGGCGAACGTTTCCGGAGCATACGGTGCGCCGCGCTTATACGAGTGAGATCGTGCGCAGTAATCTGGCACGAAGGGGCGTGGAGGTAGACAATGTGACGAAGGCCCTGGAGGCTCTCTGTGAAGATGGTTATTCTCATGTATGGGTCCAGCCGACGCATCTGATACCGGGCGAGGAATACGATAAACTGGTGCGGCAGACGATGCAGTGGAAAGAGCGGTTTGCACTGCTCAAGGTCGGAGAGCCGCTGCTCGTGCAGGAAGAGGATTATGACATTATTGTCGGTATTATGCGGGAGAAGTTTCCGGTTTGTGCAGGGCAGGTCTGTATCTTTATGGGGCATGGCACTTATCATCAGGCGAACAGAGTCTATGAGAAGATTGAAAAACGGCTGGAGAAAGAAACTGCACGCTCTCACTATATGGCTACTGTGGAGGGCGTACCTTCCATCGAAGATATTTTGCGGATGCTGGATGAGAGAGCGGATATCCGGAAGGTGACGCTTGTCCCGTTCATGCTTGTGGCGGGTGTCCATGCGCTGGAGGATATGGCGGGAGAAGAGGAAGAGAGCTGGCGCAGCCGGTGCCGGGCCCGGGGGTATGAAGTCGAATGTGTGATGCACGGGATGGGATATGATCCGCAGATCCGGGCGCATTATATCCGTAAATGCAGGAAAAATGTCAGTGGTATTTTTTACGGTATCAGCGTCGGGCCGGGCGCCGGCGGTAACCTGACGCTGGACGGGGCGGCATGTATCCGCAGTTGCCAGGTGCTGGCAGTGCCGAGGACAAAATCGGAACATACGATCGCGCTGTCGATTGTCCGCAGAGCGGCAGCGCAGATCCGTGAGATGTTCGGCGCAGCGGACTATATGGAACTGTCAGACAAAGAGATCGTATATCTCGATCTGCTGATGACAAAAGACGAAGAGAAGAGAAGACAGGTGTATGCTGCGCTGTCAAAGCGGCTGGAAGTGTATCTGCGGCAGGGGAAAAATGTCGGTATGATCGTGCTGGGCGACGTTTCTGTCTATGCGACCGTGTCCTATCTGGCCGGCCCGGTGCGCAGGGCTGGGTATGAGGTGATGCTGGTGCCCGGGGTCAACAGTTTCTGCGCTTCGGCGGCCGCGCTCGGCAGGAGTCTGACAGAGATGTCGCAGCCGCTTCATATTATTCCGGCAGGATATGAAGGACTGGAGGAGAGCCTGCGGCTGCCCGGAAGCAAAGTGCTGATGAAGAGTGGCAGGAATCTGCCGGAAGCAAAGCGTCTCCTGAAGGAGATGGGTCTGTATGACTGCGCTTCCATGGTCAAAGACTGCGGTATGGATACAGAGGAACTTTGCTGGAGTCTGGACGAAGATACGGAGAGGAGCTCTTATTTCACGACGGTCCTTATACCGGGGCATGAGTATGACCAGAGTGACGGGAAAGAATAGAGGCAGACTATGTATGTGATCAGCATCAACTATAAGAAAGCGCCGCTGGAAGTGCGCAGCCGTTTTGCTTTTTCTGTGGAAGAGCAGCTTGCCTTTCTCAAAAAACTGGGCGAGGGGAGCGACATGAAGCACAGCGTCATCCTTTCCACCTGTAACAGAATGGAGTTGTATACGGAGTTTCCGGGGGAAGAGGATATGGAGACGGAGATGGCGACTGTCCAGCGCCGATGGGAGCGGATGGAGGAGGCTGTCTGTGAGGCAAAGGGCGTGCCTATCGAACTGTGCCGTCAATACGGCAACTGTTATTACGGGACCGGCGCTCTGCGGCATCTGCACCGGGTAGCGAGCGGTGTCGATTCCATGGTCATGGGAGAGGACGAAATACTCGGTCAGGTGAAAGATGCCTGGTATCGGGCGCTGGAGACGAAGTGCACGGACTTTGCGCTCAATACGGTGTTTCGCAGCGCCGTCACCTGTGCGAAAAAGATCAAGACAGATACGAGTCTTTCGAAGACTTCCGTCTCTGTGGCGACACTGGCCGCCGGACAGATCATGAATTTTGTCAGAGAACAGGGACTGAAAACGGCAAAAGTGATGATCATCGGCATTACTGGAGCGACGGGGAGCACGGTCATGAAAAATATTCGGGGTCAAAAAGGACTGATTCTCATGGGGACGAGCAGAAAACATGGAGCGGACGGACAGGTGGTAGAGATCGAAGGCGTGCAGATGGTTCCTTATGAAGACAGGTACACGGCTATGGGGGACTGCGATGTCGTTGTCAGCGCTACGGGAAGCCCTCATTATACGGTGACTTACGAGGCATGGCGCAGAGCGCGGGAGGAAGCGGCGAAAGACAGACAGGTGCCTGCCGGAGTGCTCTGGCTTGATCTGTCCGTACCTGCGGACATCGACAGAAATGTGTCTGAGTGTGGCAGCCTCTATCAGATGGATTATTTTCACGGACTGGCCAGCAGTAACAATGAAAAAAAACAACAGGCGAAAAAAAGCGCCGAGCATATGATAGAGGAACAGCTTGACGTATTAAAAAAAGAACTGCTTTTCCACCGGATATTGCCGGAGATCCCACAGATGAAGGAAGCGGCGGCGGGGATCACGTTTGAGCAGCTTTTGTACCGCGTGCGGGATGGAGCCGTCTATGAGGAGATGAAGGGTTTTCTGGAAGCTCTTCGCAAAGCATTGAGAGAGGAAGGGCAATGACGTATTTTCCCATGTTTGTCTCACTGGAAGGAAAGCCGTGTCTGATCGTCGGCGGAGGCCGGGTGGCGGCCAGAAAGTGCAGGGGACTGCTTGCTTTCGGAGCGGAGGTGACCGTCGTTGCGAAACGTTTTACGGCCGAATTTGAACTACATAACGTGTTGCTCCCCGATCAGGATATGTCTGACAGGGCAACGGCGTGTGACTGCCTTGCGGATGGCTGTGTGCAGAAGATCACGCGCGCCTTTCATTCAGAGGATGTGACGGAAGGCAAATGGGCGCTTGTCGTGACGGCTACCGACAGCCGGGATGTCAATCATATGGTCGCGGCATTGTGTCATGCGCGACAGATTCCGGTCAATGTGGCGGATTGCCAGGCGGAATGCACCTTTTTCTTTCCCGCCTACTGTATGGAGGGAACTGTGGCTGCCGGTATCACGACGTCAGGACAGGACCCGGCGATGGCCCGCGCGCTGCGCAGGCGTCTGCAGACGGCCCTCCCCGGATGGATCGGTGAGATCCGTGAGAACAGGAAGGAGACAAAAGCGGATGAATAATGTCGTGCGCATCGGTACAAGGAAAAGCGCGCTCGCTATAGCGCAGACAAAGCTGTTGACAGAACGCTGCCGGGCAGTGGCTCCGGATCTGCAATACGAGATCGTAGAGATGAGTACGGCGGGCGACCGGATTCTGGACAGACCACTCTATGAGTTTGCCGGTAAGGGGATGTTCGTCTCGGCCTTTGAACAGGCGCTGCTGGAAGGGGAGATCGACGCGGCTGTCCACAGTGGAAAAGATATGCCGGTCGAGACTGCGGCCGGGCTGGCAATACCGGCAGTTTTGCCGAGGGCCAATCCGCGGGATGTGCTTGTAATGCCGCTGGGGACAGAGCTGACGGAGCGCTCTGTGATCGGTACGGGAAGTCTGCGCCGTCAGTATTTGGCGAGGCTGCACCTTGGCTGTCAGACAAAAAATATCCGCGGCAACGTTAATACAAGACTGCGGAAGTGCCGGGAGGGGGAGGCGGATGGTCTGATCCTTGCGGCAGCCGGACTGGAACGGCTTGCCCTGATACCGGACAGCGGCGCCTGGAGGGCCGGACAGCGGCCATTGCGCGAAGGCGTTCTGGCAGAAGGCGGCTTCTGCTTTCGGGAGCTGCATGAAGAGGATTTCCGTCCGGCGGCGGCGCAGGGGATTATTGCGGTCCAGTGCAGGGCGGACAGCCCTTATCTGCCGCTTTTGGAGAAGGTAAATGACAGGGAGACAATGGCCTGTTTTCTGGCTGAGCGCCGTTTTCTTGAAGGGACGGGAGCGGGCTGTCAGCAGCCGGTGGCGGCATATTCGTGGTGTGTAAAGGGAACGATCCGTATGCAGGCCGCATGGTGGCAGGAGGAGAGGATGCGCACTTCCTTCGGCGCTGCCCGGATCGGGCAGGGAGAAGAGATGGCGGCCCGGCTGGCGGCAGAACTGACCGGCCGTATGACAGAGACAGTGGTGCAGGGGAAGGAATACAGCGATGGATTATCATGACGGAAATCAGGGAAAGATAAACAGAGGACATGTCTATCTTGTCGGGGCGGGACCAGGCAGCGCAGATCTGATCACCGTCCGTGGACTGCGTCTTTTGCAGCGCTGTGATACGGTCGTATATGACCGACTGGCAGGGGAGGAACTTTTGTCTGAGACAAAGCCTTCCTGTGAACGGATTTATGCAGGTAAGAGAGGCGGACATCCGAGCATGACACAGGAGGAGATCAATCATATCCTGCTGGAGAAAGCCGCGAAGGGCAGGATGGTCGTGCGGTTGAAGGGCGGCGATCCCTTTGTGTTTGGCAGAGGCGGTGAAGAGGCGGAATGCCTGATGCAGGCGCAGATTCCTTTTACGTATGTGCCGGGTGTGACATCTGCCGTCTCCGTACCGGGGCTGGCTGGCATTCCGGTGACACACAGGGAGCTCAGCCGCTCCTTTCATGTGATTACGGCGCATACAACGGACAGAGATGAGGCGGCGAGAGAAGTCTATCTGCGCAGCCAGATTGAAGGAGTGAAGGCGGCAGAGGGGACTTTGATCTTTCTGATGGGCTGCTCTTGCCTTGAAATGATCTGCCGGCTGCTGCTGGAATCGGGGAAACCGCCACAGTTCCCGGCGGCAGTGGTTGCGCGCGGCACAAGATATGACGAGACTGTCATCTCGGGTACGATCTCTGATCTGGCCGGGCGGGTCAGAGAGGCAAACGTCAAATCGCCGGCAATTATTATAGCGGGAGATACGGCGTCCTTCTGCCTTAGAACAGAATCTTCCCTGCCGCTGAGCGGTGTGCGGATCGGTCTGACAGGAACGAGGGCATTGACAGAGCGGTTATCACAGACTTTGCGGGAGGCAGGCGCGGAGACAGTCTGGGTGCAGGAATTGTTTGTGCACAAGCTGGATGGGCAGGAGCAGTATTTCGAAAACCTGTCTGTTTACACATGGATTGTGTTCACCAGTGCGAACGGCGTGCGGATATTTTGGGAACAGATGAG
The sequence above is a segment of the Lachnospiraceae bacterium JLR.KK008 genome. Coding sequences within it:
- a CDS encoding BMP family ABC transporter substrate-binding protein encodes the protein MALSDYTAALKQGRRKYQSAVTKGEYPYLPVLDDILSYTEVTANVSLGRMDVPLSKIVGTKTAGRTDAFAGNFMPLLPEKTEFASKWASLYDHQVTDGIRDPIVVYEFMNRFYVQEGNKRVSVMKYLGAYSIGATVTRIVPKKTDDRENRLYYEYMDFFEVSHNCEICFTKEGSYKKLLKLMDKKAGEIWSEEERTTFRSVYSRFADALEAVREEKMDVSVSDIFLVYLEIYGYDQAVKEKESDMRQNLQQMRMEIRLADEGSQVELVEKPEKTKASLRSLLLPVTPEMLKIAFIYPKTKDTSSWTYAHELGRMYLEQAFDGKLRTMVIDRADTDAEVENAIELAIASGCNLIFTIAIQMVGASVRCAIHHPKVKIYNCSVKMPYSSICTYYGRMYEPKFLVGAIAAALSRTDRLGYVADYPIYGSVANINAFALGARMVNPYAHVYLEWSRTKEQDAGGRLAREGVVYISGDDMITPQQASREYGLYAKKEDGGLVNMATPVWHWGKFYERIVKNICKGSSEASVQKGKKAVNYWWGMSADVVDVICSKHMPGGTGRLIEFLKHSICEDRFHPFDGVICDQDGHIRCGEGESLGADDIIRMDWLAENVVGRIPGLEELTEEAQALVQLQGIKTDETEMEE
- the cobI gene encoding precorrin-2 C(20)-methyltransferase — protein: MAERVKRAILAVSFGTTCDRAEKEAIVAIEEDWRRTFPEHTVRRAYTSEIVRSNLARRGVEVDNVTKALEALCEDGYSHVWVQPTHLIPGEEYDKLVRQTMQWKERFALLKVGEPLLVQEEDYDIIVGIMREKFPVCAGQVCIFMGHGTYHQANRVYEKIEKRLEKETARSHYMATVEGVPSIEDILRMLDERADIRKVTLVPFMLVAGVHALEDMAGEEEESWRSRCRARGYEVECVMHGMGYDPQIRAHYIRKCRKNVSGIFYGISVGPGAGGNLTLDGAACIRSCQVLAVPRTKSEHTIALSIVRRAAAQIREMFGAADYMELSDKEIVYLDLLMTKDEEKRRQVYAALSKRLEVYLRQGKNVGMIVLGDVSVYATVSYLAGPVRRAGYEVMLVPGVNSFCASAAALGRSLTEMSQPLHIIPAGYEGLEESLRLPGSKVLMKSGRNLPEAKRLLKEMGLYDCASMVKDCGMDTEELCWSLDEDTERSSYFTTVLIPGHEYDQSDGKE
- a CDS encoding metallophosphoesterase, coding for MNIMILTDHESKLLYDYYDPQRMKDIDLIISCGDLRPDYLSFFATLCNVPVLYVRGNHDGIYEEEPPEGCICIEDRIYVHQGVRILGLGGSMEYIEGARNQYTEWRMRKRIRRLFLKLWWHKGFDILVTHAPAYQVNDLPDLPHRGFVAFRALMEKYEPKYFFHGHVHVNYGRNFKRKDTFGKTTVINAYDFYVVEYPPENVGGS
- a CDS encoding bifunctional precorrin-2 dehydrogenase/sirohydrochlorin ferrochelatase, yielding MTYFPMFVSLEGKPCLIVGGGRVAARKCRGLLAFGAEVTVVAKRFTAEFELHNVLLPDQDMSDRATACDCLADGCVQKITRAFHSEDVTEGKWALVVTATDSRDVNHMVAALCHARQIPVNVADCQAECTFFFPAYCMEGTVAAGITTSGQDPAMARALRRRLQTALPGWIGEIRENRKETKADE
- the hemC gene encoding hydroxymethylbilane synthase, which encodes MNNVVRIGTRKSALAIAQTKLLTERCRAVAPDLQYEIVEMSTAGDRILDRPLYEFAGKGMFVSAFEQALLEGEIDAAVHSGKDMPVETAAGLAIPAVLPRANPRDVLVMPLGTELTERSVIGTGSLRRQYLARLHLGCQTKNIRGNVNTRLRKCREGEADGLILAAAGLERLALIPDSGAWRAGQRPLREGVLAEGGFCFRELHEEDFRPAAAQGIIAVQCRADSPYLPLLEKVNDRETMACFLAERRFLEGTGAGCQQPVAAYSWCVKGTIRMQAAWWQEERMRTSFGAARIGQGEEMAARLAAELTGRMTETVVQGKEYSDGLS
- the nifJ gene encoding pyruvate:ferredoxin (flavodoxin) oxidoreductase, which translates into the protein MEQNDKKSSRETTGVKQRNRKTMDGNQAAALAAYAYSDVTAIYPITPSSTMAEWMDEWSARGETNMFGDPVTVSVMQSEAGVAGAVHGSLAAGAMTTTFTASQGLLLMIPNLYKIAGEGLPGVFHVAARSIAAHALSIFGDHSDIYACRQTGVAILATSSVQEVMDLAPVAHIAALQASTPFLHFFDGFRTSHEVQKISIWEKEDYAQLMDREAVNRFRQSALNPSHARQMGSAQNPDVFFQYREAANPRYDKIPGVVEALFRRITEKTGTPYELFQYYGDPEAEHVIIAMGSVCQTIEETIDEENRAGKKTGLIKVRLYRPFSREHLLAAIPKTVEKITVLDRTKEPGSIGEPLYLDVLGALHGSYYQDIPVYSGRYGLGSKDTTPAQIHAVFVNESKKRFTIGIEDDVTGTSLPVRPFPIKKEGEICCKFWGLGGDGTVGGNKSSVKIIGNHTDLYAQAYFDYDSKKSRGLTVSHLRFSKEPIRSAYLIDRSDFTACHNHVYMHKFHIVEEIKDGGTFLLNCPYEGEALERFLPGQVKRYLAEHQIRFFVIDGIRIGKEIGLNNKINTILQAAFFKLSGIIPEEEALTLMKNAAKAAYERKGEKIVRMNYEAIEKGMAQVKEVTVPAAWKEERDEPLDTDTLPDRPEVLRFVERIQKPVNVQEGHKLPVSVFADIADGSVPSGTAAHERRNVATEVPEWKPENCIQCNRCAYVCPHAVIRPAVMDEKEAKAAPEGMKMLEAVGAPGYQVSMIISEVDCTGCGSCAAVCPGKQGEKALVMCPVHEHEEHQQYFDYGKSLPEKEELVKKFGISTVKGSQYKKPYLEFHGACAGCGETTYPRLITQLFGERMYIANATGCSSIWGNSYPSTPYAANEKGEGPAWSNSLFEDAAEFGFGMLLAEETIRRRLKGKVQKLEQETTEQTLQERCSKWLSTYEDFYENGCATKALIEALTGSGCALAGEILEDRQFLSKKSKWIFGGDGWAYDIGFGGLDHVLASGKDINILVFDTEVYSNTGGQASKATPLGATALFAAGGKRTVRKDLAGMAMSYGYVYVAQIAMGADYNQTIKALTEAQQYDGPSLIIAYAPCINHGVKAGMGSVQREEEKAVQSGYFPLFRFNPALKPEGKNPLTIDSGEPSLSYEEFLDGEIRYTALKKTKPEEARRLFDAAAEHARRHYAYLKEYVEMYDRL
- the hemA gene encoding glutamyl-tRNA reductase, producing the protein MYVISINYKKAPLEVRSRFAFSVEEQLAFLKKLGEGSDMKHSVILSTCNRMELYTEFPGEEDMETEMATVQRRWERMEEAVCEAKGVPIELCRQYGNCYYGTGALRHLHRVASGVDSMVMGEDEILGQVKDAWYRALETKCTDFALNTVFRSAVTCAKKIKTDTSLSKTSVSVATLAAGQIMNFVREQGLKTAKVMIIGITGATGSTVMKNIRGQKGLILMGTSRKHGADGQVVEIEGVQMVPYEDRYTAMGDCDVVVSATGSPHYTVTYEAWRRAREEAAKDRQVPAGVLWLDLSVPADIDRNVSECGSLYQMDYFHGLASSNNEKKQQAKKSAEHMIEEQLDVLKKELLFHRILPEIPQMKEAAAGITFEQLLYRVRDGAVYEEMKGFLEALRKALREEGQ